Sequence from the Drosophila subpulchrella strain 33 F10 #4 breed RU33 chromosome 3R, RU_Dsub_v1.1 Primary Assembly, whole genome shotgun sequence genome:
AGCTAAGATTGCTTATTCTCTTCCTAAGTTGctatccaaaaaaaaacacctgTGCCCATGACGTCACATTAGAACTAGGCATGTGCCTAAACATAAGTTCACCACTTATCGGAGTCAAGGTGGATttaattcaaatttattttggtagACAATGTTTTCGGCTAGTTGAAGGTTGCCAGCTAATCTTGGATACTATAAAAATGCCAATTTCTGAGCAGAAGGCATATCAGTTTACAATTGAAGCATCCAACATGAAGTTGTCTCTCGTTCTTTTCGTCCTTTCGATGGTGTTGTATGTGGCTCAAGTGAGGGCTCAAAGTAACTCAACTACCACAACGACCACCACCACGGAGGCCACCACCAGCACTACCACCGATTCGTCCTCTTCTTACACTTCGGATGAAAACAGTAAAATCGTTCGTCTGACCAATCTGAAGTACTCGATGAAGAGGAAAATCAAGGTGGCAACCACCACCAGTTCCAccaaatccaaatccaaatcGAAGAGCGCCCGTGCCAAGGCTCGCAGGGCCATTCTAAATGCCATCAAACGCAACAAGAAGTCCGCTGGCAACCGAAAACTCAACAAGAAGTCCCAGAACCGCAATCTTCGCGTTCGTCGTTAGGCTGTCaagttaaattttttcaaataaaatgttaCAAGTTATAAACAAAACATAAAAGAGTTCTTTAATTATTGGGTTTTTTCAAAACACAGCTGTTTTAAAAAGTAAGATTTATAGATAGACTAGTCTCATTTAAAGGGAT
This genomic interval carries:
- the LOC119551453 gene encoding protein new-glue 2, which codes for MPISEQKAYQFTIEASNMKLSLVLFVLSMVLYVAQVRAQSNSTTTTTTTTEATTSTTTDSSSSYTSDENSKIVRLTNLKYSMKRKIKVATTTSSTKSKSKSKSARAKARRAILNAIKRNKKSAGNRKLNKKSQNRNLRVRR